One Candidatus Kapaibacterium sp. genomic window carries:
- the map gene encoding type I methionyl aminopeptidase — translation MQNFRIPKGAIKKADEIRKIEESCRIVADTLSLVEKYVVPGVETIELDRIAEDYIRSKDGIPAFKGYGPSNNPFPNSLCISVNEVIIHGIPGNRKLKEGDIVSVDCGVLKNEYYGDSATTFSVGLLSKEDEELLETTKNALEIGIDNAVHQNKVYDIAGSIQSYVESKGYSLTREFTGHGLGKSLHEYPSVPNFVPPLLHRKSMPNSTLLNSMVIAIEPMVHIGNKAIEVLKDGWTVVTKDRKKAAHFEHTVMIDGNKAVIFTLRS, via the coding sequence ATGCAGAATTTCAGGATACCAAAAGGAGCAATTAAAAAGGCTGACGAAATACGCAAAATTGAAGAATCTTGCAGAATTGTCGCCGATACTTTGAGCTTAGTCGAAAAGTATGTTGTTCCCGGAGTCGAGACTATCGAACTCGACAGAATTGCCGAAGATTATATCAGAAGCAAAGACGGCATCCCGGCATTCAAAGGTTACGGACCTTCAAACAATCCGTTTCCGAATTCTTTGTGTATCTCTGTAAACGAGGTAATTATTCACGGAATTCCAGGAAACAGAAAGTTGAAAGAAGGAGATATTGTCTCCGTAGATTGCGGAGTGTTGAAAAACGAATATTACGGTGATAGTGCTACTACGTTTTCTGTAGGCTTGTTGAGCAAGGAAGATGAAGAATTGTTGGAAACAACTAAAAATGCACTTGAAATTGGTATTGATAATGCTGTTCATCAAAATAAAGTTTATGATATAGCAGGCTCAATACAAAGCTATGTAGAATCGAAAGGCTACAGTCTGACAAGGGAGTTTACAGGGCACGGATTGGGGAAAAGTTTACACGAATATCCATCTGTCCCAAATTTTGTACCGCCCTTGTTGCATCGAAAATCAATGCCAAATTCAACTTTGTTGAATAGCATGGTAATAGCAATCGAACCTATGGTACATATTGGCAACAAAGCCATAGAAGTATTAAAAGACGGTTGGACGGTAGTTACAAAGGATAGGAAGAAAGCAGCTCATTTTGAGCACACGGTTATGATAGATGGCAACAAAGCTGTTATATTCACATTAAGAAGTTAA